In Lates calcarifer isolate ASB-BC8 linkage group LG23, TLL_Latcal_v3, whole genome shotgun sequence, a single genomic region encodes these proteins:
- the LOC108884425 gene encoding receptor-type tyrosine-protein phosphatase H isoform X5, whose product MIKPLSIKITSDHLLLCVFLCLLWGTAYSNTTSTPSATLTATVRNGTADSSTTSSTPSATLTATVRNGTADSSTTSSTPSATLTATGTADSSTTSSTPSATLTATGTADYSTTSSTSATLTATGTADYSTTSSTSATLTATGTADYSTTSSTSATLTAPVRKAMGTTEMTSTQSTTLMTPIPTTRSPPPNAENFQWTGQNETSITLQWKKVENILNYTLVFGEKDKNVTATAEDTVIDVVSGLTNAAKYNFTLYTVRDGVRSSGVSLTAVTAPPNAENFQRTTQNETSITLQWKKVENILNYTLVFGEKEKNVTATAEDTVIDVVSGLTSGTENNFTLYTVFGGVRSSGVKLTAVTAPPNAENFQRTTQNETSITLQWRKVRNILDYTLVFGEGEKNVTAKAEDTVIDIVSGLTSGTENNFTLYTVFGGVRSSGVSLTAVTAPSNAENFQRTTQNETSITLQWRKVRNILDYTLVFGEGEKNVTAKAEDTVIDIVSGLTSGTENNFTLYTVFGGVRSSGVKLTAVTAPSNAENFQPTGQNETSITLQWRKVRNILDYTLVFDEGEKNVTAKAEDTVIDIVSGLTSGKEYNFTLYTVFGGVRSSGVNLRAVTAPERVNMVRVTQNDSSITLRWDKVNSISTYVLLYDGNDGPVREDISALPEDITVTHVVSPLTAGKKYYFILTTVFGEVNSTKYTFEAVTVPPKVSSVDVTERSVTSLTLNWENADINWTYLLQINGSTVTFTQDIYPKVSYSVSPLKPGTQYNFSVITVFSGFNSTAYEACTVTTIDCASVPWHVTNSSIHGMVEGLFSNATATYEQTHISPQGSNVSFTGLVPGATYNLFLEYETCSQRFPQCHHTETVRPSSVSAHCDYLGAGYSISVVWIKPNGVWTQVEVNVSGQSHPVPANGEQSIQISGFQPARTYEVTVDTLSGHVRSSAPYVFLCDTDPRGVIAGSVFAVLLFALVCLAVFLVLKRPDLIRKKSFIGGAKLSNPKSKAISVAEFPNHFNQLSADDNRGFSQEYENLVPVGTEQTRKAAVLPENKAKNRFNNVLPYDWCRVRLNTSNPNGTSDYINASYMPGYNSNREYIATQGPLPSTVNDFWRMIWEQRVKGIVMVTNCIEGGRTKCEQYWPGDGKPCHYGELLITTRSEQQETNWTLREFSLKHTETSEKRKVKHFHFTAWPDHGVPQGTKILIQFRELVRWHIEREADGAPTVVHCSAGVGRTGTIIALDVLLQQLVKKRGVGINAFVHKMRLSRPYMVQTESQYVFLHQCIMDSLQPDEKMEENIYENADMIYVNATALRELQTNG is encoded by the exons ATGATCAAGCCTTTGTCTATCAAAATTACCTCAGACCacttgctgctgtgtgtcttcCTGTGTCTTCTCTgg GGTACGGCTTACTCCAACACAACATCAACACCAAGTGCAACGCTGACAGCAACCGTAAGAAAt GGTACTGCTGACTCCAGTACAACATCATCAACACCAAGTGCAACGCTGACAGCAACTGTAAGAAAt ggTACCGCTGACTCCAGTACAACATCATCAACACCAAGTGCAACGCTGACAGCAACC GGTACCGCTGACTCCAGTACAACATCATCAACACCAAGTGCAACGCTGACAGCAACC ggTACCGCTGACTACAGtacaacatcatcaacaagtGCAACGCTGACAGCAACC GGTACCGCTGACTACAGtacaacatcatcaacaagtGCAACGCTGACAGCAACC ggTACTGCTGACTACAGtacaacatcatcaacaagtGCAACGCTGACAGCACCTGTGAGAAAAGCAATGGGAACGACAGAAATGACAAGCACACAGTCAACCACTCTAATGACACCCATTCCAACAACAAGATCAC CTCCTCCTAATGCAGAGAACTTTCAATGGACTGGACAAAATGAGACCAGTATAactctgcagtggaaaaaagtggaaaacatCCTCAACTATACCCTTGTGTTTGGTGAAAAGGATAAAAACGTCACTGCAACAGCAGAGGATACAGTGATAGACGTAGTCTCAGGACTTACAAATGCAGCAAAATACAACTTCACTCTCTACACTGTGCGTGACGGTGTCAGAAGCAGTGGAGTAAGCCTCACTGCAGTCACTG CTCCTCCTAATGCAGAGAACTTTCAACGGACTACACAAAATGAGACCAGTATAactctgcagtggaaaaaagtggaaaacatCCTCAACTATACCCTTGTGTTTggtgaaaaggagaaaaacgtCACTGCAACAGCAGAGGATACAGTGATAGACGTAGTCTCAGGACTTACAAGTGGGACAGAAAACAACTTCACTCTCTACACTGTGTTTGGTGGTGTCAGAAGCAGTGGAGTAAAGCTCACTGCAGTCACTG CTCCTCCTAATGCAGAGAACTTTCAACGGACTACACAAAATGAGACCAGTATAACTCTGCAGTGGAGAAAAGTGAGGAACATCCTCGACTATACACTTGTGTTCGGTGAAGGGGAGAAAAACGTCACTGCAAAAGCAGAGGATACAGTGATAGACATAGTCTCAGGACTTACAAGTGGGACAGAAAACAACTTCACTCTCTACACTGTGTTTGGTGGTGTCAGAAGCAGTGGAGTAAGCCTCACTGCAGTCACTG CTCCTTCTAATGCAGAGAACTTTCAACGGACTACACAAAATGAGACCAGTATAACTCTGCAGTGGAGAAAAGTGAGGAACATCCTCGACTATACACTTGTGTTCGGTGAAGGGGAGAAAAACGTCACTGCAAAAGCAGAGGATACAGTGATAGACATAGTCTCAGGACTTACAAGTGGGACAGAAAACAACTTCACTCTCTACACTGTGTTTGGTGGTGTCAGAAGCAGTGGAGTAAAGCTCACTGCAGTCACTG CTCCTTCTAATGCAGAGAACTTTCAACCGACTGGACAAAATGAGACCAGTATAACTCTGCAGTGGAGAAAAGTGAGGAACATCCTCGACTATACCCTTGTGTTCGATGAAGGGGAGAAAAACGTCACTGCAAAAGCAGAGGATACAGTGATAGACATAGTCTCAGGACTCACAAGTGGGAAAGAATACAACTTCACTCTCTACACTGTGTTTGGTGGTGTCAGAAGCAGTGGAGTAAACCTCAGGGCAGTCACTG CTCCTGAGAGGGTTAACATGGTGAGagtgacacaaaatgacagCAGTATAACTCTGAGGTGGGACAAGGTTAACAGCATCTCAACATATGTCCTACTATATGATGGCAATGATGGTCCGGTACGGGAGGATATCAGCGCGCTTCCTGAAGACATAACTGTTACACATGTCGTCTCTCCGCTTACTGCTGGAAAAAAATACTATTTCATTCTCACCACTGTGTTTGGGGAAGTCAACAGCACTAAATACACATTTGAAGCTGTGACAG TTCCACCAAAGGTGTCTTCGGTTGATGTGACTGAACGCTCTGTGACCAGTCTAACTCTGAACTGGGAAAATGCGGATATAAACTGGACGTACTTGCTTCAGATTAATGGCAGTACTGTGACATTTACCCAGGACATATACCCAAAAGTGTCATATTCAGTCTCACCTCTCAAACCTGGGACACAGTATAACTTCAGTGTGATCACAGTGTTCTCTGGATTCAACAGCACAGCTTATGAAGCCTGCACAGTAACAA cCATAGACTGCGCCAGTGTGCCCTGGCATGTCACTAACTCATCGATCCATGGGATGGTTGAAGGCTTATTCTCAAATGCAACCGCCACTTATGAACAAACTCACATCAGTCCTCAAGGTAGTAATGTGTCATTTACTGGCCTCGTCCCTGGCGCAACCTATAACTTGTTCCTTGAGTACGAAACATGTTCTCAACGCTTTCCACAATGTCACCACACTGAAACAGTGC GTCCTTCAAGTGTAAGTGCTCACTGTGATTACTTGGGAGCTGGCTATTCCATCTCTGTTGTGTGGATTAAACCAAATGGTGTGTGGACTCAAGTGGAGGTCAACGTTTCTGGGCAATCTCACCCAGTACCTGCAAATGGGGAACAGAGTATTCAAATATCTGGATTCCAACCTGCCCGAACATATGAAGTAACTGTAGATACACTGTCTGGGCATGTGAGGAGTTCTGCACcatatgtttttctgtgtgataCTGATCCAAGGG GAGTAATTGCAGGATCAGTATTTGCTGTGCTGCTTTTTGCCCTGGTCTGTCTGGCTGTCTTCCTTGTGTTAAAAAGACCAGATTTAATCAG AAAAAAGTCATTCATTGGTGGGGCCAAACTGTCTAATCCAAAGAGCAA aGCTATATCTGTAGCAGAGTTTCCAAACCACTTCAACCAGTTAAGTGCGGATGACAACAGAGGATTCAGCCAAGAATATGAG AACCTTGTTCCTGTTGGCACAGAGCAGACACGGAAAGCCGCAGTTCTACCTGAAAACAAAGCGAAGAATCGTTTCAACAACGTCCTGCCAT ATGACTGGTGTCGAGTGAGGCTAAATACATCAAATCCCAATGGGACCTCTGACTACATTAATGCCAGTTACATGCCA GGctacaacagcaacagagagtACATTGCCACACAGGGTCCTCTGCCCTCCACCGTCAATGACTTCTGGAGGATGATTTGGGAACAAAGAGTGAAAGGCATCGTCATGGTAACCAACTGCATTGAAGGAGGACGG aCCAAGTGTGAACAATACTGGCCTGGAGACGGCAAGCCTTGCCATTACGGAGAGCTCTTGATCACCACCAGATCTGAGCAACAGGAGACCAACTGGACATTGAGGGAATTTAGTTTGAAACAT ACAGAAACCTCAGAAAAGCggaaagtgaaacattttcacttcacaGCCTGGCCGGACCATGGAGTCCCTCAGGGCACCAAAATCCTGATCCAGTTCAGAGAACTGGTGAGATGGCATATAGAGAGAGAAGCGGATGGAGCACCAACTGTGGTTCACTGCAG TGCTGGAGTGGGGAGGACAGGCACTATCATTGCCCTGGATGTGCTACTTCAGCAGCTAGTCAAAAAAAGGGGAGTGGGCATCAATGCTTTTGTGCACAAGATGAGACTGAGTCGACCATACATGGTGCAGACAGAG tCTCAGTACGTTTTCCTGCACCAGTGCATAATGGACAGTCTGCAGCCAGAcgagaagatggaggagaacaTATATGAGAATGCAGACATGATATATGTCAATGCCACAGCGCTCCGAGAGCTTCAGACAAATGGCTAA
- the LOC108884425 gene encoding receptor-type tyrosine-protein phosphatase H isoform X39: MIKPLSIKITSDHLLLCVFLCLLWGTAYSNTTSTPSATLTATVRNGTADSSTTSSTPSATLTATGTADYSTTSSTSATLTATGTADYSTTSSTSATLTAPVRKAMGTTEMTSTQSTTLMTPIPTTRSPPPNAENFQWTGQNETSITLQWKKVENILNYTLVFGEKDKNVTATAEDTVIDVVSGLTNAAKYNFTLYTVRDGVRSSGVSLTAVTAPPNAENFQRTTQNETSITLQWKKVENILNYTLVFGEKEKNVTATAEDTVIDVVSGLTSGTENNFTLYTVFGGVRSSGVKLTAVTAPPNAENFQRTTQNETSITLQWRKVRNILDYTLVFGEGEKNVTAKAEDTVIDIVSGLTSGTENNFTLYTVFGGVRSSGVSLTAVTAPSNAENFQRTTQNETSITLQWRKVRNILDYTLVFGEGEKNVTAKAEDTVIDIVSGLTSGTENNFTLYTVFGGVRSSGVKLTAVTAPSNAENFQPTGQNETSITLQWRKVRNILDYTLVFDEGEKNVTAKAEDTVIDIVSGLTSGKEYNFTLYTVFGGVRSSGVNLRAVTAPERVNMVRVTQNDSSITLRWDKVNSISTYVLLYDGNDGPVREDISALPEDITVTHVVSPLTAGKKYYFILTTVFGEVNSTKYTFEAVTVPPKVSSVDVTERSVTSLTLNWENADINWTYLLQINGSTVTFTQDIYPKVSYSVSPLKPGTQYNFSVITVFSGFNSTAYEACTVTTIDCASVPWHVTNSSIHGMVEGLFSNATATYEQTHISPQGSNVSFTGLVPGATYNLFLEYETCSQRFPQCHHTETVRPSSVSAHCDYLGAGYSISVVWIKPNGVWTQVEVNVSGQSHPVPANGEQSIQISGFQPARTYEVTVDTLSGHVRSSAPYVFLCDTDPRGVIAGSVFAVLLFALVCLAVFLVLKRPDLIRKKSFIGGAKLSNPKSKAISVAEFPNHFNQLSADDNRGFSQEYENLVPVGTEQTRKAAVLPENKAKNRFNNVLPYDWCRVRLNTSNPNGTSDYINASYMPGYNSNREYIATQGPLPSTVNDFWRMIWEQRVKGIVMVTNCIEGGRTKCEQYWPGDGKPCHYGELLITTRSEQQETNWTLREFSLKHTETSEKRKVKHFHFTAWPDHGVPQGTKILIQFRELVRWHIEREADGAPTVVHCSAGVGRTGTIIALDVLLQQLVKKRGVGINAFVHKMRLSRPYMVQTESQYVFLHQCIMDSLQPDEKMEENIYENADMIYVNATALRELQTNG; encoded by the exons ATGATCAAGCCTTTGTCTATCAAAATTACCTCAGACCacttgctgctgtgtgtcttcCTGTGTCTTCTCTgg GGTACGGCTTACTCCAACACAACATCAACACCAAGTGCAACGCTGACAGCAACCGTAAGAAAt ggTACCGCTGACTCCAGTACAACATCATCAACACCAAGTGCAACGCTGACAGCAACC ggTACCGCTGACTACAGtacaacatcatcaacaagtGCAACGCTGACAGCAACC ggTACTGCTGACTACAGtacaacatcatcaacaagtGCAACGCTGACAGCACCTGTGAGAAAAGCAATGGGAACGACAGAAATGACAAGCACACAGTCAACCACTCTAATGACACCCATTCCAACAACAAGATCAC CTCCTCCTAATGCAGAGAACTTTCAATGGACTGGACAAAATGAGACCAGTATAactctgcagtggaaaaaagtggaaaacatCCTCAACTATACCCTTGTGTTTGGTGAAAAGGATAAAAACGTCACTGCAACAGCAGAGGATACAGTGATAGACGTAGTCTCAGGACTTACAAATGCAGCAAAATACAACTTCACTCTCTACACTGTGCGTGACGGTGTCAGAAGCAGTGGAGTAAGCCTCACTGCAGTCACTG CTCCTCCTAATGCAGAGAACTTTCAACGGACTACACAAAATGAGACCAGTATAactctgcagtggaaaaaagtggaaaacatCCTCAACTATACCCTTGTGTTTggtgaaaaggagaaaaacgtCACTGCAACAGCAGAGGATACAGTGATAGACGTAGTCTCAGGACTTACAAGTGGGACAGAAAACAACTTCACTCTCTACACTGTGTTTGGTGGTGTCAGAAGCAGTGGAGTAAAGCTCACTGCAGTCACTG CTCCTCCTAATGCAGAGAACTTTCAACGGACTACACAAAATGAGACCAGTATAACTCTGCAGTGGAGAAAAGTGAGGAACATCCTCGACTATACACTTGTGTTCGGTGAAGGGGAGAAAAACGTCACTGCAAAAGCAGAGGATACAGTGATAGACATAGTCTCAGGACTTACAAGTGGGACAGAAAACAACTTCACTCTCTACACTGTGTTTGGTGGTGTCAGAAGCAGTGGAGTAAGCCTCACTGCAGTCACTG CTCCTTCTAATGCAGAGAACTTTCAACGGACTACACAAAATGAGACCAGTATAACTCTGCAGTGGAGAAAAGTGAGGAACATCCTCGACTATACACTTGTGTTCGGTGAAGGGGAGAAAAACGTCACTGCAAAAGCAGAGGATACAGTGATAGACATAGTCTCAGGACTTACAAGTGGGACAGAAAACAACTTCACTCTCTACACTGTGTTTGGTGGTGTCAGAAGCAGTGGAGTAAAGCTCACTGCAGTCACTG CTCCTTCTAATGCAGAGAACTTTCAACCGACTGGACAAAATGAGACCAGTATAACTCTGCAGTGGAGAAAAGTGAGGAACATCCTCGACTATACCCTTGTGTTCGATGAAGGGGAGAAAAACGTCACTGCAAAAGCAGAGGATACAGTGATAGACATAGTCTCAGGACTCACAAGTGGGAAAGAATACAACTTCACTCTCTACACTGTGTTTGGTGGTGTCAGAAGCAGTGGAGTAAACCTCAGGGCAGTCACTG CTCCTGAGAGGGTTAACATGGTGAGagtgacacaaaatgacagCAGTATAACTCTGAGGTGGGACAAGGTTAACAGCATCTCAACATATGTCCTACTATATGATGGCAATGATGGTCCGGTACGGGAGGATATCAGCGCGCTTCCTGAAGACATAACTGTTACACATGTCGTCTCTCCGCTTACTGCTGGAAAAAAATACTATTTCATTCTCACCACTGTGTTTGGGGAAGTCAACAGCACTAAATACACATTTGAAGCTGTGACAG TTCCACCAAAGGTGTCTTCGGTTGATGTGACTGAACGCTCTGTGACCAGTCTAACTCTGAACTGGGAAAATGCGGATATAAACTGGACGTACTTGCTTCAGATTAATGGCAGTACTGTGACATTTACCCAGGACATATACCCAAAAGTGTCATATTCAGTCTCACCTCTCAAACCTGGGACACAGTATAACTTCAGTGTGATCACAGTGTTCTCTGGATTCAACAGCACAGCTTATGAAGCCTGCACAGTAACAA cCATAGACTGCGCCAGTGTGCCCTGGCATGTCACTAACTCATCGATCCATGGGATGGTTGAAGGCTTATTCTCAAATGCAACCGCCACTTATGAACAAACTCACATCAGTCCTCAAGGTAGTAATGTGTCATTTACTGGCCTCGTCCCTGGCGCAACCTATAACTTGTTCCTTGAGTACGAAACATGTTCTCAACGCTTTCCACAATGTCACCACACTGAAACAGTGC GTCCTTCAAGTGTAAGTGCTCACTGTGATTACTTGGGAGCTGGCTATTCCATCTCTGTTGTGTGGATTAAACCAAATGGTGTGTGGACTCAAGTGGAGGTCAACGTTTCTGGGCAATCTCACCCAGTACCTGCAAATGGGGAACAGAGTATTCAAATATCTGGATTCCAACCTGCCCGAACATATGAAGTAACTGTAGATACACTGTCTGGGCATGTGAGGAGTTCTGCACcatatgtttttctgtgtgataCTGATCCAAGGG GAGTAATTGCAGGATCAGTATTTGCTGTGCTGCTTTTTGCCCTGGTCTGTCTGGCTGTCTTCCTTGTGTTAAAAAGACCAGATTTAATCAG AAAAAAGTCATTCATTGGTGGGGCCAAACTGTCTAATCCAAAGAGCAA aGCTATATCTGTAGCAGAGTTTCCAAACCACTTCAACCAGTTAAGTGCGGATGACAACAGAGGATTCAGCCAAGAATATGAG AACCTTGTTCCTGTTGGCACAGAGCAGACACGGAAAGCCGCAGTTCTACCTGAAAACAAAGCGAAGAATCGTTTCAACAACGTCCTGCCAT ATGACTGGTGTCGAGTGAGGCTAAATACATCAAATCCCAATGGGACCTCTGACTACATTAATGCCAGTTACATGCCA GGctacaacagcaacagagagtACATTGCCACACAGGGTCCTCTGCCCTCCACCGTCAATGACTTCTGGAGGATGATTTGGGAACAAAGAGTGAAAGGCATCGTCATGGTAACCAACTGCATTGAAGGAGGACGG aCCAAGTGTGAACAATACTGGCCTGGAGACGGCAAGCCTTGCCATTACGGAGAGCTCTTGATCACCACCAGATCTGAGCAACAGGAGACCAACTGGACATTGAGGGAATTTAGTTTGAAACAT ACAGAAACCTCAGAAAAGCggaaagtgaaacattttcacttcacaGCCTGGCCGGACCATGGAGTCCCTCAGGGCACCAAAATCCTGATCCAGTTCAGAGAACTGGTGAGATGGCATATAGAGAGAGAAGCGGATGGAGCACCAACTGTGGTTCACTGCAG TGCTGGAGTGGGGAGGACAGGCACTATCATTGCCCTGGATGTGCTACTTCAGCAGCTAGTCAAAAAAAGGGGAGTGGGCATCAATGCTTTTGTGCACAAGATGAGACTGAGTCGACCATACATGGTGCAGACAGAG tCTCAGTACGTTTTCCTGCACCAGTGCATAATGGACAGTCTGCAGCCAGAcgagaagatggaggagaacaTATATGAGAATGCAGACATGATATATGTCAATGCCACAGCGCTCCGAGAGCTTCAGACAAATGGCTAA